One region of Triticum aestivum cultivar Chinese Spring chromosome 6B, IWGSC CS RefSeq v2.1, whole genome shotgun sequence genomic DNA includes:
- the LOC123136165 gene encoding putative mediator of RNA polymerase II transcription subunit 12: MSRYEYETNGYHRAVEDEYEDEYYDEDEYEEEGAGAPEEDEEPPEGQQEFLQIRERLKEQIRRKAQGASASTAGRSSSSHDRRPPPPNFGSFFGPSKPVISQRVIEERKSMKEIQNTVPRERRPPGKDIPSSSRVQVQAKTNGFHQKQKIVNEAKKKAEALKDNRDYSFLLSDDADIPSPPREKPAARPSLTQKSDREMMHSAAKSRAPTSQPARLPNGHVLNNNTLSAQRRPESKFESKGKEMLPSRERAVDNGRMHSVVRNGSSQATGSKAASQKFPSKGQIANKPSMKEVNEQSLRKDHLARKQPVLPNGRPQPSQSQRMQSASYGQRPQQSSQSQRPQQSSQSQRPQQLSQSQRPQQSSQSQRPQLSSQSQRPLQSQSQRPVQSSHSQRQLQSSQRERPLQSSQSQRPQSSQSQRPQQSLQRQRPQQSSQLQTSQSQRQLPQSNRPQQMLQRQRPLSSQGHYPEQRRVQANDRVKPSERQPSRQVSANGRDDRAKKKQLGKRRFDDDIEDEDDPMAMIRSMFRYDPSKYAGRDDDDSDMEADFATIEMEEKRSARIARQEDEEELRLLEEEERREQERKRRRVGR, from the exons ATGAGCCGCTACGAGTATGAGACCAAT GGTTATCATCGGGCAGTGGAGGATGAGTATGAGGACGAGTACTATGATGAAGATGAGTACGAGGAGGAAGGCGCAGGAGCTCCTGAGGAGGACGAAGAGCCACCAGAGGGTCAGCAGGAGTTCCTTCAAATTAGAGAACGATTGAAGGAGCAGATTAGGCGGAAGGCACAGGGTGCTAGTGCTAGCACAGCTGGTCGCTCATCTTCCTCGCATGATAGAAGACCACCCCCACCCAA TTTTGGCTCCTTCTTTGGGCCCTCCAAGCCGGTGATTTCCCAGCGTGTGATTGAAGAAAGGAAGTCAATGAAAGAGATACAGAACACAGTGCCCAGAGAACGAAGACCTCCTGGA AAGGACATCCCATCATCTTCGAGAGTGCAAGTGCAAGCTAAAACAAATGGATTTCACCAGAAGCAAAAGATTGTTAATGAG GCAAAAAAGAAAGCTGAGGCACTTAAGGATAATCGGGACTATTCATTTCTACTTTCGGATGATGCTGACATTCCATCTCCTCCAAGGGAAAAACCTGCAGCTAGGCCTTCCTTGACCCAAAAGTCCG ATCGTGAGATGATGCATTCTGCAGCGAAGAGTAGGGCACCAACAAGTCAGCCTGCCAGATTGCCAAATGGTCATGTGTTGAACAACAACACATTGTCCGCACAAAGACGCCCGGAAAGTAAGTTTGAATCCAAGGGAAAGGAGATGCTCCCAAGTAGGGAAAGAGCTGTTGACAATGGAAGGATGCATAGTGTTGTTAGAAATGGGTCCAGCCAGGCCACTGGAAGCAAAGCTGCAAGCCAAAAGTTTCCAAGCAAAGGTCAGATAGCAAATAAGCCTTCTATGAAGGAAGTGAATGAACAATCTCTTAGAAAGGATCATTTAGCTAGAAAGCAACCTGTGTTACCTAATGGTCGACCACAGCCCTCACAAAGTCAGAGGATGCAATCAGCCTCGTATGGCCAGAGGCCGCAGCAGTCATCGCAGAGCCAGAGACCACAACAGTCGTCGCAGAGCCAGAGGCCACAGCAGTTGTCGCAGAGCCAGAGGCCACAGCAGTCCTCGCAGAGCCAGAGGCCACAGCTGTCATCGCAGAGCCAGAGGCCACTGCAGTCACAGAGCCAGAGGCCAGTGCAGTCCTCGCATAGCCAGAGGCAACTGCAGTCGTCACAGCGTGAGAGGCCATTGCAGTCATCGCAGAGTCAGAGACCACAATCATCGCAGAGTCAGAGACCGCAACAATCACTACAGAGACAGAGACCACAGCAATCTTCACAGTTGCAAACCTCACAAAGCCAAAGACAGCTGCCACAGAGCAACAGGCCGCAGCAGATGTTGCAACGGCAAAGGCCTCTTTCCTCGCAAGGTCATTATCCTGAGCAAAGAAGAGTCCAAGCAAATGATCGAGTAAAACCATCCGAAAGGCAG CCATCTCGACAAGTATCTGCCAATGGACGTGATGATCGTGCAAAGAAAAAGCAATTGGGGAAACGAAGGTTTGATGACGacattgaagatgaggatgacccCATGGCTATGATCAGGAGTATGTTCAG GTATGACCCTAGTAAATATGCAGGCAgagatgatgatgatagtgacatgGAAGCAGATTTTGCTACTATAGAGATGGAAGAGAAAAGAAG CGCGAGGATTGCAAGGCAGGAGGACGAAGAGGAGCTCCGCctgctcgaggaagaagagaggcGTGAGCAggagaggaagaggcggcgggTAGGCCGATAG